One genomic window of Flavobacteriales bacterium includes the following:
- a CDS encoding VWA domain-containing protein — protein MFRFLNIEYFYLLGLIPVMILIYSLNKRWRKNAIASYGDPKLVAQLLPDLSKVKPILKQLIGITIITLLVIGLVNPQIGSKLKEVKREGIDVIIAIDLSRSMMAEDLQPNRLERAKQMISKLVSRLKNDRIGFIVFGAEAYVQLPLTLDYSAAKLFLSTVNIGIIPNQGTAIGSAIRRSYGAFGEENERNKALVIITDGENHEDDALQEAENAVSKGIIVHTVGLGSAKGGPIPVYQGGRKQGYEKDRDGGTIVTKLNETMLKQVASYGEGAYIRAGNTSSDLDRLFDEFNKLEKQEFDSKVFSDYEDRFQYFLFPALLLLILDLFLSDRKNKWLKSLNLFGESKKS, from the coding sequence ATGTTCAGGTTTTTAAATATCGAATATTTCTACCTTCTTGGGTTAATTCCTGTGATGATACTCATTTATTCTTTGAACAAGAGGTGGCGTAAAAATGCTATTGCATCTTATGGAGATCCTAAACTAGTTGCTCAACTCTTACCTGATCTATCCAAAGTAAAACCCATTTTAAAACAGTTAATCGGAATTACTATAATTACTCTATTGGTAATTGGATTGGTTAATCCCCAAATCGGCTCTAAACTAAAAGAGGTTAAAAGAGAGGGGATAGATGTTATTATAGCAATCGATTTATCTAGAAGCATGATGGCTGAGGATCTTCAGCCAAATAGACTAGAAAGAGCCAAACAAATGATTTCCAAACTAGTTTCCAGGCTAAAAAACGATAGAATTGGCTTTATCGTTTTTGGAGCTGAAGCATATGTGCAACTACCCTTAACTCTTGACTATTCGGCAGCCAAATTATTCTTATCAACGGTTAATATTGGAATAATACCAAATCAAGGAACCGCCATTGGAAGCGCTATTAGAAGAAGTTATGGAGCTTTCGGTGAAGAGAACGAAAGAAATAAAGCTCTTGTAATAATTACAGATGGAGAGAACCATGAAGACGACGCTTTACAAGAAGCTGAGAATGCTGTGTCTAAAGGAATCATCGTTCATACCGTTGGTCTTGGCTCTGCCAAAGGAGGACCAATCCCCGTTTATCAAGGAGGGAGAAAACAAGGGTATGAAAAGGACAGAGATGGCGGAACAATTGTTACAAAGCTTAATGAAACTATGTTAAAGCAAGTAGCATCTTATGGAGAGGGTGCCTATATACGTGCAGGAAATACCTCAAGCGACTTGGATAGATTATTTGATGAATTCAACAAACTAGAGAAGCAAGAATTTGATTCTAAAGTGTTTTCGGATTACGAAGATCGATTTCAATATTTCCTGTTTCCTGCCTTATTACTTCTAATTTTAGATCTATTCTTATCAGACAGAAAAAACAAATGGCTGAAATCTCTTAATTTGTTTGGCGAATCAAAGAAATCATGA